From Bicyclus anynana chromosome 7, ilBicAnyn1.1, whole genome shotgun sequence, the proteins below share one genomic window:
- the LOC112045810 gene encoding protein THEM6, whose translation MYCIIATFVALMYILWDVNYFLRVAFTIAIGRLFQKKSGLKDATTIYGFCTTQDVDIFFRHMNNARYVRELDFARFHFYDRTGIYANIKALDGHVLQGASSIRYRRTIPIFTPYKVETKLAYWEDKSLFIEQQFVTFDGFVRAIVLSRQNLINVDADTLLKNIPGAEVKPECPEEIKHWLQAIEITSARLRKKE comes from the exons atgtacTGTATAATAGCAACATTTGTGGCCCTGATGTACATTTTATGGGACGTCAATTACTTTCTCCGTGTAGCTTTCACTATTGCAATTGGGAGATTGTTCCAAAAGAAAAGCGGCCTCAAAGATGCGACTACAATTTACG GATTTTGCACAACCCAAGATGTGGACATCTTCTTCAGGCACATGAACAATGCGCGCTATGTTCGTGAACTTGACTTCGCTCGCTTCCATTTCTACGACAGAACAGGCATCTACGCTAACATCAAAGCACTCGATGGCCATGTCCTTCAGGGCGCCTCGAGCATTCGGTACAGACGGACCATACCTATATTTACTCCATACAAAGTTGAGACAAAG TTGGCGTATTGGGAAGACAAATCGTTATTCATTGAACAACAGTTCGTTACTTTCGATGGATTCGTGCGCGCCATAGTGCTGTCTCGGCAGAATCTTATCAACGTGGACGCTGATACTCTCCTAAAGAACATCCCTGGAGCTGAAGTGAAGCCGGAGTGTCCAGAGGAAATCAAGCATTGGCTTCAGGCCATTGAAATAACCAGTGCCAGGCTGAGGAAGAAggaatag